The following proteins are co-located in the Heteronotia binoei isolate CCM8104 ecotype False Entrance Well chromosome 21, APGP_CSIRO_Hbin_v1, whole genome shotgun sequence genome:
- the FJX1 gene encoding four-jointed box protein 1, protein MRRAGLAGLGSVAVLWLLALAALLGLWSQRLAEPGASFPQERAGSRRAAEAPVESRGRLGLAAPKTFRALLTLPGQPPDGPSESESGQEPPAMGGLEQLPASSAPPVRGGIFWSGALEAQVPPGFSAEAAASWLRGAREARVVSLERGGCGRSSNRLARLSDGRRACVRYGINPEQIQGEALSYHLAELLGIQERLPPLALSLVETRGGQWAQVRDELRGSHWAEGAVVSVAQWVDNLTEVVAPAPWRAEAGRRLQPLAAGELRGLAPAQLAELVQWSDLILFDYLTANFDRLVSNLFSLQWDPRVMHRATSNLLRAPNGGLVFLDNEAGLGHGYRLLAMWDKYNEPLLRSVCLFREATAQRLRELHRLRNAAAELRRLYRTREPLAETLGFLSDQQAQLLQDRVDLVHKHILHCKAKAASL, encoded by the coding sequence ATGCGACGCGCGGGTCTGGCCGGGCTGGGCTCCGTGGCCGTGCTCTGGCTGCTGGCTTTGGCTGCGCTGCTGGGGCTGTGGAGCCAGCGGCTCGCGGAGCCGGGAGCGAGCTTCCCACAAGAGCGAGCCGGCTCGAGGCGGGCGGCTGAAGCGCCGGTGGAGTCCAGGGGGCGCCTGGGTCTCGCCGCCCCGAAAACTTTCCGAGCGCTGCTCACGCTGCCGGGACAGCCCCCGGACGGCCCGAGCGAGAGCGAGAGCGGGCAGGAGCCGCCAGCGATGGGCGGTTTGGAGCAGCTTCCCGCTTCCTCGGCGCCGCCGGTGCGCGGGGGGATCTTCTGGAGCGGCGCGCTGGAGGCTCAGGTGCCGCCGGGCTTCTCGGCGGAGGCGGCGGCCTCGTGGCTGCGGGGGGCGCGGGAGGCGCGCGTGGTGTCCCTGGAGCGGGGCGGCTGCGGGCGCAGCTCCAACCGGCTGGCGCGGCTGTCGGACGGGAGGCGCGCCTGCGTGCGCTACGGTATCAACCCGGAGCAGATCCAGGGCGAGGCGCTCTCCTACCACCTGGCCGAGCTGCTGGGCATTCAGGAGCGCCTGCCGCCGCTGGCGCTCTCGCTGGTGGAGACGCGCGGCGGGCAGTGGGCGCAAGTGCGCGACGAGCTGCGCGGCTCCCATTGGGCGGAGGGCGCGGTGGTGAGCGTGGCGCAGTGGGTGGACAACCTGACCGAGGTGGTGGCCCCCGCCCCGTGGCGCGCCGAGGCCGGCCGGCGCCTGCAGCCCCTGGCGGCTGGGGAGTTGCGCGGCCTGGCGCCGGCCCAGCTGGCGGAGCTGGTGCAGTGGAGCGACCTGATCCTCTTCGACTACCTGACGGCCAACTTCGACCGGCTGGTCAGCAACCTCTTCAGCCTGCAGTGGGACCCGCGCGTGATGCACCGCGCCACCAGCAACCTTCTCCGCGCCCCCAACGGCGGCCTCGTCTTCCTCGACAACGAAGCCGGCCTCGGCCACGGCTACCGGCTGCTGGCCATGTGGGACAAGTACAACGAGCCCTTGCTGCGCTCCGTCTGCCTCTTCCGCGAGGCCACCGCCCAgcggctgcgggagctgcaccgCCTGCGCAACGCCGCCGCCGAGCTGCGCCGCCTCTACCGGACTCGGGAGCCGCTGGCCGAGACGCTGGGCTTCCTCTCCGACCAGCAAGCCCAGCTGCTGCAGGACCGCGTGGACTTGGTCCACAAGCACATCTTGCACTGCAAAGCCAAGGCCGCCTCGCTGTGA